A stretch of Acropora palmata chromosome 9, jaAcrPala1.3, whole genome shotgun sequence DNA encodes these proteins:
- the LOC141891854 gene encoding uncharacterized protein LOC141891854 produces the protein MSFDTSDELSNRETAKRNLFGRVDHDQTRNDLQRQLRSDGEEKKRQWNFDFENCEPLPGRYKWQRVGRRLQARKSPTETTPRNSSTGASFAENIFQDRTADPTRAEARYNLRTRGRGLENFSGLEFDYSRNSLCEFRSTTAAAGKKNTGNCESKRIAKERKPRSTLTNMRRKGKIPDHLATRRTR, from the exons ATGAGTTTCGATACTTCGGACGAGCTTTCAAACCGTGAGACGGCAAAAAGAAATCTCTTTGGAAGAGTGGATCACGACCAAACTCGTAACGATCTGCAGCGACAATTGAGGAGTGAtggagaggaaaaaaaacgtcAGTGGAATTTTGACTTCGAGAATTGTGAACCTCTACCAGGACGATATAAATGGCAGCGAGTGGGAAGGAGACTCCAAGCGCGCAAATCACCAACAGAAACTACGCCTCGTAATTCATCTACAGGCGCTTCATTTGCGGAGAATATTTTTCAAGATAGAACCGCAGATCCCACGCGCGCAGAAGCTAGATATAACTTGAGAACAAGAGGACGAGGATTGGAAAATTTTTCTGGGCTGGAGTTCGATTATTCCAGAAACAGTTTATGCGAATTTCGATCGACGACGGCAGCggcgggaaaaaaaaatacag gAAATTGTGAGAGCAAACGAATTGCCAAAGAACGGAAACCCAGATCAACGCTAACCAACATGCGACGGAAGGGTAAAATTCCTGACCATCTGGCAACAAGGAGAACTCGTTGA